A single region of the bacterium genome encodes:
- a CDS encoding elongation factor Tu — protein MAKEKFERTKPHINVGTIGHVDHGK, from the coding sequence ATGGCGAAGGAGAAGTTTGAGAGAACGAAGCCACATATAAATGTAGGGACAATAGGACATGTAGATCATGGGAAG